One Kitasatospora sp. NBC_01287 DNA window includes the following coding sequences:
- a CDS encoding TetR/AcrR family transcriptional regulator — protein MVSQRINTREEPKAANAIPEERILEAAYRLLLTIGMQRITMADIARQAGVSRATLYRRWGGVREVLGTLTTRVWTELAESAFPLGEAAHGRAHVVDGVVRLARAIRVHPLLRKIIELDPDFLTPYLLTRRGTNTNHQLAMLEAGLRAGIADGSVRAGDPALLARAVLLSAWSFTLTGPVFVDAPDGTGAAVDELDDELRLLLDRYLMPTPDSEGGPAA, from the coding sequence GTGGTGTCGCAGCGAATCAACACGCGAGAAGAACCGAAGGCCGCCAACGCCATCCCCGAGGAGCGGATCCTCGAAGCGGCGTACCGGCTGTTGCTGACCATCGGCATGCAGCGGATCACCATGGCCGACATCGCCCGCCAGGCCGGTGTCTCCCGGGCCACCCTCTACCGCCGCTGGGGCGGGGTGCGCGAAGTGCTCGGCACCCTGACCACCCGGGTCTGGACGGAGCTGGCGGAGAGCGCCTTCCCGCTCGGCGAGGCGGCGCACGGCCGGGCCCACGTGGTGGACGGCGTGGTCCGCCTGGCCCGCGCGATCCGGGTCCACCCGCTGCTGCGCAAGATCATCGAGCTGGACCCGGACTTCCTCACCCCGTACCTGCTCACCCGGCGCGGCACCAACACCAACCACCAGCTGGCGATGCTCGAAGCCGGCCTGCGCGCGGGCATCGCCGACGGCTCGGTCCGGGCCGGCGACCCCGCGCTGCTGGCCCGCGCGGTGCTGCTCAGCGCCTGGTCCTTCACCCTCACCGGCCCCGTCTTCGTGGACGCCCCGGACGGCACGGGCGCGGCCGTCGACGAACTGGACGACGAGCTGCGCCTGCTGCTCGACCGCTACCTGATGCCGACCCCCGACTCGGAAGGCGGTCCCGCCGCATGA